The genomic DNA TGGTGCAGATGATTACATAACAAAGCCTTTTTCAATAAGAGAAGTAATAGCCAGAATAAGAGCTATTCTCAGAAGATCAAAAAAAAGAGAAAATCAAAATATCTTCAGATATAAAGGACTTGTTATTAATCCTGAAAATTTCCAGATCAGTGTTGATGGTGAAAATGTAAACCTCACAACAAAGGAGTTTAAACTTCTTATGCTTCTTATAAACTCAGATGGAAAGGTGCTTTCAAGGGAAAAAATACTATCCTCTATCTGGGAGGATGATCTTGAAGTTTACGACAGAACAATAGATGTTCACATAAAGAAATTGAGGGACAAGTTAGGAAGATATGGTTCCTGTATAAAAACTGTTAGGGGAGTTGGATATAAGTGGAACTGTGATTAAGAAGAAATTAAATTAATTATATGGAATACATAAAAAGTCATCTTTTTCTAATTCATATAGGAATACTGACAGCCTCATTCCTGTTTTATTTTTTGTTTTTAAAGCTAAAGCCTGCCTTTTTCAGGTGGATCCATTTCAAGTTTAAAAAAGGTAAAAAAACTATTGATGAGGCAGAAGAAACAGCAGACAAATTCCTGAAAATAATCTTGTTTATTATTGTTATAAATGTTCTTCTTGACATTCCTTTTGTTGAGCAGTATGCAAAACCTATTTTAAAAAAACCTATCCTTGAAAGTGAGGCTGTGAAAATAAGCCTTTTTTCCTTTTTGAAAGGCATTATCGTTTTTTATGTTCTTCTGCTTTTTACAAAACTGTTAAGATATACCGTTGAACTTTATATGGTTTTTAAGGCAAAAGGTAAAGAAATAGTAAGCTCTGTGGACATCCTGATTTATAACTTTTCTCTTATAGTGATAGTTATGGTTACACTTTCTATCCTTGGAATAAGCTGGAAACTTCTTATACC from Persephonella sp. includes the following:
- a CDS encoding response regulator transcription factor; the encoded protein is MPFVYVVEDDEDINDLLVYNLKKEGFDVRPFLSSLEALNSIKKEKPDIVLLDIMLPDMDGLDFCKSIKSDPEVEDIPIIMITAKSTEIDKIVGLELGADDYITKPFSIREVIARIRAILRRSKKRENQNIFRYKGLVINPENFQISVDGENVNLTTKEFKLLMLLINSDGKVLSREKILSSIWEDDLEVYDRTIDVHIKKLRDKLGRYGSCIKTVRGVGYKWNCD